One stretch of Nycticebus coucang isolate mNycCou1 chromosome 7, mNycCou1.pri, whole genome shotgun sequence DNA includes these proteins:
- the ICOS gene encoding inducible T-cell costimulator isoform X2: MKSDLWYFFFFCFQIEVATGQINESANYEMFTFHNGGVQVLCKYPETVQQFQMQLLKGSQILCNLTKTKGSGSTVSIENLSFCQPQLSNNGVSFFLYNLDRSHASYYFCKLSIFDPPPFKSILRREYLHIYEPQLPQFCCLMKFWLSIGCAALVIVCFFGCLFTFWLTKKKYQSSVHDPNSEYMFMAAVSTAKKPILTDMTP, from the exons ATGAAGTCAGAcctctggtatttctttttcttctgcttccaAATTGAAGTTGCAACTG GACAAATCAATGAATCTGCCAATTATGAGATGTTTACCTTTCACAACGGAGGTGTACAAGTTCTATGCAAATATCCTGAGACTGTCCAACAATTTCAAATGCAATTACTAAAAGGGAGCCAAATACTCTGTAATCTCACTAAGACAAAGGGAAGTGGAAGCACCGTGTCTATTGAAAATCTGAGTTTTTGTCAACCTCAATTGTCCAACAATggcgtttctttctttctatataaCTTGGACCGTTCTCACGCCAGCTATTACTTCTGCAAACTGTCGATCTTTGATCCTCCTCCTTTTAAAAGCATTCTTAGaagagaatatttgcatatttatg AACCACAACTCCCACAATTTTGTTGCCTAATGAAGTTCTGGTTGTCCATCGGATGTGCAGCTCTTGTTATAGTCTGTTTCTTTGGATGCTTATTTACCTTTTGGCTTACAAAAAAG AAGTATCAGTCCAGCGTGCATGACCCTAACAGTGAATACATGTTCATGGCAGCGGTGAGCACAGCCAAAAAACCCATACTCACAG ACATGACTCCATAA
- the ICOS gene encoding inducible T-cell costimulator isoform X1, which produces MKSDLWYFFFFCFQIEVATGQINESANYEMFTFHNGGVQVLCKYPETVQQFQMQLLKGSQILCNLTKTKGSGSTVSIENLSFCQPQLSNNGVSFFLYNLDRSHASYYFCKLSIFDPPPFKSILRREYLHIYEPQLPQFCCLMKFWLSIGCAALVIVCFFGCLFTFWLTKKKYQSSVHDPNSEYMFMAAVSTAKKPILTGTDMTP; this is translated from the exons ATGAAGTCAGAcctctggtatttctttttcttctgcttccaAATTGAAGTTGCAACTG GACAAATCAATGAATCTGCCAATTATGAGATGTTTACCTTTCACAACGGAGGTGTACAAGTTCTATGCAAATATCCTGAGACTGTCCAACAATTTCAAATGCAATTACTAAAAGGGAGCCAAATACTCTGTAATCTCACTAAGACAAAGGGAAGTGGAAGCACCGTGTCTATTGAAAATCTGAGTTTTTGTCAACCTCAATTGTCCAACAATggcgtttctttctttctatataaCTTGGACCGTTCTCACGCCAGCTATTACTTCTGCAAACTGTCGATCTTTGATCCTCCTCCTTTTAAAAGCATTCTTAGaagagaatatttgcatatttatg AACCACAACTCCCACAATTTTGTTGCCTAATGAAGTTCTGGTTGTCCATCGGATGTGCAGCTCTTGTTATAGTCTGTTTCTTTGGATGCTTATTTACCTTTTGGCTTACAAAAAAG AAGTATCAGTCCAGCGTGCATGACCCTAACAGTGAATACATGTTCATGGCAGCGGTGAGCACAGCCAAAAAACCCATACTCACAGGTACAG ACATGACTCCATAA